The nucleotide sequence AGGCATATTTAACTGAATTATCGGTTAAACTTTTTAATCCTTGTTGAATATATTCCGCTAATAAGAATGGTGCTGTTGCATAAACACAGCAAATATTTGCTACATTGATTTCATTTTCTTGACACCAAATAATTGCATGCTTCATAACATCTAACGTCGTAGAAAAATCATCGGAGATTTCTGAAGGTCTCAAAAATGGCACTTCAGCACCGTAATATTTTGCCACCTCTGCTATTTCTAAATCGTCTGTTGAAACTAAGATACGATCAAAACAATTTGACTTCTGGGCAGCCTCAATAGAGTATGCAATTAAAGGCTTACCGTGGAAGTTTTTAATGTTTTTTCGAGGGATTCTTTTACTACCACCGCGAGCTGGTATTATTGCAATGTTCATTCTTTCTCGAATAATATGTTAGTTAATATTTTTACAACTTCATTTTGCTGATCTTCACTCATAGCGTGAAATAAAGGAATACTAATTGCGTTTTTGTAGTAATTCTCAGCTACAGGCAACTGTCCTTCTTTAAACCCTAAACCTTTATAATATGGCTGCAGATGCACAGGGATATAGTGCAGATTTACACCTATACCTTTTTCTCTGAGTAGATCAAAAACTTCTTTATGCGATAAAGAAATAGCGCTTAACTCAAGTCGAATTACATACAAGTGACGGCCGGAATATGAGTCAGTAATCTGGAAAGGCGTTATCAATGGAAAACCTTTTAAAAGCTCGTCGTAACGTGTTGCTAAATTA is from Colwellia sp. Arc7-635 and encodes:
- the pseF gene encoding pseudaminic acid cytidylyltransferase — translated: MNIAIIPARGGSKRIPRKNIKNFHGKPLIAYSIEAAQKSNCFDRILVSTDDLEIAEVAKYYGAEVPFLRPSEISDDFSTTLDVMKHAIIWCQENEINVANICCVYATAPFLLAEYIQQGLKSLTDNSVKYAFSATSFPFPIQRAIKLDKNDQVNMFQPEHLNTRSQDLEEAYHDAGQFYWGTAEAFLEKAAFFAEHSIAIKLPRKRVQDIDTTEDWELAELLYSVLNK